ATCGCAAAGGAAATACTGAGTAAAGCAATAAGTAAAAACACAAATCGCATTTAACGTATTATTCTTGAAGGAAAACTTACGATACTTTCATGACCATTTGGTCCAACAGCACTTACTCCAAAGAAAAAATTGTCAATAACAATTCCTTCAAGCTTAGCCTCCGTAACATTTTCTACGTATTTAAAATTATCCCAAGTAGGGGAAGTAGTGTCGCGCCAATATATTTTGTAACCTTTTGCACCATCAACTTTATTCCATGAAAATTTCGCTGAAGCTTCTACAATTCCTCCTATACCAACGTTTTTTGGAGATAAAGGAGCAGACGCAATACTCGCAAGATTGATGGCGTTTACAGCAGTTAATTTTTTTGCATAACCAAAATTCACGAACTTAAGTTTATCACCATACTCAATTCCATTTTCAGTTCGAATATCTTGATGTTGTTGCGTGTAATTTTCATGAGCTTCCATAATTCTAATTCCAGCAAATCCTGCATCATTAAATGGTCTATGATGTCCTCCACGGCCAAAACGATCTAATCTGTAAATCATTTTAGGATTCATTTCAGGCATATATGTTTTTGTTGTTTTATAGATATATCGAGCTAATTGTCTTGAAATTCCATCTACTTCGCCACCATAAAATCTACGAGCTCTTCTTTGTCTTTCTGTTTCGGTAGGTGGAGTTGGTTCAGAGAAAATTCGAAATGTACGGTTATCAATTACACCATCTACACCAGTAATATTTCCAATCATATCATTGTTCATAATACCAATAATATCCCAACCTTTTTCTTTCGCATAATTTGCTAATCCTTTTCCTCCGAATAATCCTTGTTCCTCTCCAGATAAGCCAACATAAATTATGCTGTTTTCAAATTTATATTTACTTAAAACTCTTGCTGCTTCCAATGCTCCTGCCATACCAGTAGCATTATCGTTAGCTCCAGGAGCATCATCAGTATAATTGTTAGGGTCTGAAATTCTTGAGTCAATATCACCACTCATAGCCACGAAACTATTTGGATTTCTAGTTCCACGTTGAATTGCAACTACATTTACAACCCAAACATCTTTCGTAATTCTTTTATTTGTTCCTTTTTTCACTAAATCTCTCTGGTAGAATACTTCCAAGCAATTATTACAATCCTTAGATATTTTTTCGAATTCTTTCTTTATCCATCTTCTTGCAGCTCCAATTCCTCTAGTTTCAGATATAGTGTCACTCAACGTATGTCTTGTTCCGAAGTTCGCAAGTTTAGTAATGTCTTTTTCAATTCTTTCAGCAGAAACAGCATTTACGATATCGTAAATTTTAGGATCTGTTTGACTATAACTGATATAGGCAAAGGATAATAAGAATATGATTAATGTAGCTCGTTTCATAAAGTGATAATTTGGTTTATGGTCTTTGGACGTAAGAAGTGATTAAACATTTCAAAAAGGATTAATCTTTATAATACCAAAAAGGAATAACGACATCAATACTTTTTAGAGTGTCTTTCTTTTTGTTAATATATTTTCTTTTAAGTCTTAGAATATGTTTTCCGTCAGTTAAATTTTTAGTTGGGATAAAAGTTTGAAATCCAGTTTGATTTTTGGTGTTTTTTCCAATTAAAAAATCAGATTTGAAATTAATGGTGTCAATATTAACTTCATACATCTCATTAAAAACTTCAACATATTTTCTAGCGAGACTATCTCTCTTTTTTCGTGAAATTCTATTTGAATTTCCATTGGTAAAACTCATACCCGTTTGAAATCCCCTTCTATCATTTTCTGGTTTAAGTGATGGATGGTACTTATAAATTCTATCTTCAACGCTTTCCGAAAAAACCTTAAAGAAATTGATATATGGAGTAGTTATAACTTTAGATTGAATACTTGCAGTTTTAACTAAATCATTTTTTTCAACTAACATATCCTCATATTCCTTAGTGTTCAAGTAAATGTTAGAATTCAGTTTAGTGCTTTCTAAATAATTTGAAGTTTGAAATTTAAATGAACTTAAAAAGGTGATTGCGATATAAATCGGAACCAATAAAAAGCTTATCCTTTTAGTGAACTTATTGTCTAAGAAATTATATACTAATGGTCGATATAAGAATGAAAGTGTAATAAAACTAAAAACCCAATAAAAAGGAAAGTAAAGTTTTGAAAGCCATTTCTTCTTTTTTAAATAGCCCTGAGTAATAAAATCAATAAAAACTAATATGGAACCAATCGAAAGAAATATGAGTATGATAACTCCTGTAGTAATTCGTACTTCTTTTGATATTTGCTCATTACTTATTAAAAATGTAGAAATAAATACAATTGATAAAATGGTTATTGTAATCGAAATCACGTAAAAAATCAAAAGAAAAGAAACAGCAAATAGAACACTGCAATAATTTTCTAGAATAGCCACATAACGATCAAAAGAAACAATCTTTTTCTTTAAGTAATTTTTGAATCGATCTTGATAGTTTAGAGTTTCAAAATCAATATCACCAGAAACATAACGTAATCCTAAAGCTCCAATCCATAACCCTCTTAAGGTAACATGTAATAATAAATTAAATATAAGAATGTAGCAGGCGATCAAAGCAACTATGGCAACCACAAAGGTTACAAATTGTTTTTCTGTTTCTGAAATTGTTAAAGCTAATTGGATTTCTGGTAGTGCAGTAAATAAACCAAAAATTGCGAACCCCGAGATAATTAATTCTAGTTGCCAACTATCTTGTTGTAATCGATCTAATAATTCTTGAAATTTCCTATTCTTAAAATTATCACTCATGTTTGGATGTAAAGTTTAACTAAAAGTACTGAGATTTTTTATAAAAACAACAAAACCATTTCTAATTTGAAATGGTTTTGTTGTTTCTTAGTTGTAAGTAAGATTAATTTTCGTTTTCTAATTTCTTTGTTAAAAAGAAACCTGAGAATAAACCAAAACCTCCCATTAAGAATATCATTGCTGGGTAAACTGCTTCTTCTTCTAATCTTGTATATGTTGTTAATAATAATGCTAAGAATACACCTAAACCAATTCCCATAAGTAATAATGATAAGTTCAAAACAATCATTCTACCAGTTAATGTTGATTTTTTTCTTTCTCCTTGCATAAAAATCTTTGCATCCGCTCCTTTTTCAATTAAAGCCAGTCTTTCTTTATTTCTTGTTGAATAGAATAAATAAAAGATTCCGAAAATTACTGCGAATAAGAACATAAATACTATTGCTACTTCCATATTATTGTTTTTTAAATATTATTTTTAATGTGTTTGCAGGTATGACGAAAACTTTTCAAATGAGGTTACAGATTTTTCAAAAAAAAGTTTTTTTAATTTTTTTGTAACCTTTTTTAGAAATAGCCTGTCATAACAAAAGTGGCTATTATCAACGATCAAACATACATAGAAAAAACCTTAAACGGAGATACTAATGCTTTTGCTTTTTTAGTAAATAACTATAAAGTAATGGTGTTTAGTTTAGCAATGAAAATGCTTAAGAGTAGAGAAGAGGCAGAAGAAATTTCTCAAGATACTTTTATCAAAGCATATAAAAACTTGTCCAAATTTAAGGGCGATTCTAAATTTTCTACTTGGCTATATAAAATAGCTTATAGAAGTTGTTTAGATAGTTTGAAGAAGAATAGAGAAAAATATCATACAGATACTATTGATGAAATCACGATTAATAAAATTAATAGTACAGATAATATTTTAGAAGAAATATCAAGAAAAGAAAGAGCTGTTATAATAAAGGAATGCTTAGATAAGTTACCAGAAGAAGAACGAACTATATTGTGGATGTTCTATTATGACGAATTGAGTTTGAAGGAAATTTTAGAGATTACAGATTTGTCAGAATCAAACTTAAAGGTAAAATTACATCGAGCACGAAAAAGATTATTAACAGTAGTAAAAAATAATGTAGAACCTGAAATAATTAATCATTATGGGAGAAAATAAGCATATTGAAGAATTGGATGCGTTTGCGAAAAAATATGTTCAGGAAGTTGAGCAAGAAATTCCCTCGTTAGATTTTACATCTAATGTGATGAACACTATTATGGAAACAAAAAGTAGCGAAGTATTTAAAGCTACTCCGTTAATATCTAAGAAAGTTTGGTTTTTATTGTTTTCAATTTTAACCGTATGTATAATTTACGTTTCTAAAGGAAAATCTATTTTAGAAACTTGGACGTTATCGAATAAATTTAAGTTTAAACC
This genomic window from Tenacibaculum sp. 190524A05c contains:
- a CDS encoding sigma-70 family RNA polymerase sigma factor, which encodes MAIINDQTYIEKTLNGDTNAFAFLVNNYKVMVFSLAMKMLKSREEAEEISQDTFIKAYKNLSKFKGDSKFSTWLYKIAYRSCLDSLKKNREKYHTDTIDEITINKINSTDNILEEISRKERAVIIKECLDKLPEEERTILWMFYYDELSLKEILEITDLSESNLKVKLHRARKRLLTVVKNNVEPEIINHYGRK
- a CDS encoding M28 family peptidase is translated as MKRATLIIFLLSFAYISYSQTDPKIYDIVNAVSAERIEKDITKLANFGTRHTLSDTISETRGIGAARRWIKKEFEKISKDCNNCLEVFYQRDLVKKGTNKRITKDVWVVNVVAIQRGTRNPNSFVAMSGDIDSRISDPNNYTDDAPGANDNATGMAGALEAARVLSKYKFENSIIYVGLSGEEQGLFGGKGLANYAKEKGWDIIGIMNNDMIGNITGVDGVIDNRTFRIFSEPTPPTETERQRRARRFYGGEVDGISRQLARYIYKTTKTYMPEMNPKMIYRLDRFGRGGHHRPFNDAGFAGIRIMEAHENYTQQHQDIRTENGIEYGDKLKFVNFGYAKKLTAVNAINLASIASAPLSPKNVGIGGIVEASAKFSWNKVDGAKGYKIYWRDTTSPTWDNFKYVENVTEAKLEGIVIDNFFFGVSAVGPNGHESIVSFPSRIIR
- a CDS encoding DUF6249 domain-containing protein; the protein is MEVAIVFMFLFAVIFGIFYLFYSTRNKERLALIEKGADAKIFMQGERKKSTLTGRMIVLNLSLLLMGIGLGVFLALLLTTYTRLEEEAVYPAMIFLMGGFGLFSGFFLTKKLENEN